In one Lolium rigidum isolate FL_2022 chromosome 3, APGP_CSIRO_Lrig_0.1, whole genome shotgun sequence genomic region, the following are encoded:
- the LOC124699363 gene encoding mucin-7-like, with translation MESSTTTTTTATPPATGASKRRRKAGLPLGDLTNLLPSTPAPRNPSAKRPVPPAPSDASACSSAASATPVSKPPSAAAAEELSSAKSPISTVYTSRKTRGRRNPANVKAPFRTGAASSCPPPGKATRASSHSTKNSPAAQDSRPISSSAPCHPAKKKRHLMMENSSSGSPKLPDDFVQKQRAYFQEIDAFDLPEEEASETD, from the exons ATGgaatcctctaccaccaccaccaccaccgccacaccACCGGCGACGGGCGCCAGCAAGCGGCGGCGGAAGGCGGGGCTGCCCCTAGGGGATCTGACCAACCTCCTCCCGAGCACCCCAGCCCCGAGAAACCCTAGCGCCAAGCGGCCCGTCCCGCCGGCGCCCTCCGACGCCTCCGCGTGCTCCTCCGCCGCGTCGGCCACGCCGGTCTCCAAGCCCCCTTCCGCCGCCG CTGCTGAGGAGCTGAGTTCCGCGAAATCACCCATCTCCACGGTTTACACGAGCCGGAAAACTCGGGGGAGGCGGAATCCCGCCAACGTCAaggccccctttcgtaccggagcAGCATCAAGCTGCCCACCTCCCGGGAAAGCTACAAGGGCTAGCAG TCACTCAACTAAGAATTCCCCAGCGGCCCAGGATTCTCGTCCTATTTCGTCCTCAGCTCCTTGTCATCCAGCTAAAAAG AAGAGGCACCTGATGATGGAAAACTCATCTTCAGGCAGTCCCAAGTTACCAGATGATTTTGTCCAGAAGCAGAGAGCATACTTCCAGGAGATCGACGCCTTTGATCTGCCAGAGGAAGAGGCCTCAGAAACCGACTAA